From the Miscanthus floridulus cultivar M001 unplaced genomic scaffold, ASM1932011v1 fs_527_4_5, whole genome shotgun sequence genome, one window contains:
- the LOC136532129 gene encoding uncharacterized protein codes for MSHHQHILVAIVLVAASVLQAVSSTATNSANLTVDAPRQPMMSLRRTTCHGVSYHSVMLPGECNFFVTVAGKQFKFLYESSVSGIITSGSISRVSGVRIQVEFAWLGLNQVSRAGNQLNIQLEKSTQSFPISAFAPSARCS; via the exons ATGTCCCACCACCAGCATATCCTCGTCGCCATTGTCCTCGTGGCTGCTTCCGTCCTGCAAGCCGTCTCCTCCACAGCAACCAACTCGGCCAACTTGACCGTGGACGCGCCACGACAGCCTATGATGTCCTTGCGCAGAACAACTTGCCACGGGGTCTCCTACCACTCG GTGATGCTCCCCGGCGAGTGCAACTTCTTTGTCACTGTCGCTGGAAAGCAATTCAAGTTTCTGTACGAGAGCAGCGTCAGCGGGATCATCACATCTGGGTCCATTAGCCGTGTGTCTGGCGTGAGGATTCAGGTGGAGTTCGCGTGGCTCGGGCTGAACCAGGTCAGCCGTGCTGGTAACCAGCTCAACATTCAGCTAGAGAAGTCTACCCAGTCGTTCCCCATCAGCGCCTTCGCTCCGAGCGCACGATGCAGCTGA